In Drosophila bipectinata strain 14024-0381.07 chromosome 2R, DbipHiC1v2, whole genome shotgun sequence, one genomic interval encodes:
- the Zasp52 gene encoding PDZ and LIM domain protein Zasp isoform X4, whose product MFLLCLMFFWPSVRRLGVVRVLISLISRSALEEMAQPQLLQIKLSRFDAQPWGFRLQGGVDFAQPLLVQKVNAGSLSEQAGLQPGDAVIKINDVDVFNFRHKDAQDIVVRSGNNFVITVQRGGSTWRPQVTPTGNVPQPNSPYLQTVTKTSLAHKQQDSQHIGCGYNNAARPFANGGDGGVKSIVNKQYNTPVGIYSDESIAETLSAQAEVLAGGVLGVNFKKNEKEYQADRSEVLKFLREEETGQSTPEPHSPANFYWTQSHAIGGNERRTPLHHQHQQDERIGVPLQSNTLAPEAPHRPSLPVAQKKEAPESEQPQQEDPRIIVLPICPALQGPEYKAEMEAAAAALATDQDRRPRPLSASGHPACQLCGVGIVGVFVRIKDKNLHVECFKCATCGTSLKNQGYYNFNNKLYCDIHAKQAALNNPPAGTEGYVPVPIKPNTKLSANTISSALSSHGYSGASNGYSNGSSAPAPAPVASPQAAAAATVAPPAPAATATPLIAPATVDSSPATIAVAATATPTPTATDNMSANVADEPSSIYGQINANAVAPGLAPISGGGDQPFEYVTLTGNVIRSVQAPGKGAGINYKVNQGFARPYGAAAPKSPVSYPPQQQQQSPRPAPGGNNPYATLPRSNVGQQEGESEELQPEFEEEDCYEVDIEAEMARSRQSQRGSSFTWPPPQDDSHLAPTAAPLYIPPPETQHVVVANPVQQVPPLPPGGATTRLDPQPPTCDGGNGAPPQWQSYSAPQLTTSNPRQMQAEQQESSSESYTSTSTTTTTTSEEYQRMYAAQIQAYQMQDMQSGSEFDYQVDYGSTQDSIQEYASGRRSAQECVDTLAAPLSTYKLIDMVREVTPSPVTTPVTTPAPISARRVVFNDEPEIKELPQIPIELETIPEAAEDREGLVIEQRCQILESERKFQPTPEIKIEIAPVRQIPPSKIPNPMPKEWINPMIRVLTTAPEVPFHLVECPFPRPCGDSFEAEAAAQAEAQAQDHAEPPLPPPVPAEAPAPVEPSPAPPLRESPPRGSRLTKAMITAPEFELKFAPSSDQGIPLPEETVPYMPPPIDMKPYLREDYRPKSPFVSALTTAPDRRFEGHFDRDVPIHLIDLPTPKEHLSMGDALVTAPDRGYTPLNPENATHRLDEEQKQQELKKREFQVLDHEEELGIRPEPPQSVEFYTTDRSQSRKSSAFAAMQAFQPSREPLSSASASGSVTNTPRDSIISALKEEPDLEYQKFCKAQQRNQKRLDYFHKKEEEFQQTFGLSQQELQQTQLLQLQRCVKADELQQQIQQITQKSQQQQQQQQQQQHSQVTQRSQQQQHQQLSQVNQKTLAETQSLQTRSSQSSSYSSSKATSSSNSSSTVPPQAYSAVIVPAPASAPAPAPALAPAPVPSIALPAPFSVNTSSNAYSSTTSKFDAHELIEETVEELEHSEVLFPPPSPLSHLTKQGKAVQSGLHKADNIPKYQRNWTVLPTQSPIRTPEPHELRENVPLAFVDAPKVPVTSDTSTVHRPIARAQVAVPPPSLTVPTTVVSLEKPQLSVPIIIEGDRAGPVTMAFQPLDEFVRPDQAQTPTRPYTPSMTQKPAPIVPFYQTEEKLCFDECPATHARNYDMGAASPFPDRARSPAPGPPPNPLSAIRAPRMKEPESNLLTVSGGAARLQTGSITTGQSYQGQLLAHSEQSTQSARQSFTQQPERVTEQRVGNLNIQQREQSSQLQQQSQSQSQSQTRSQVGNTQIERRRKVTEEFERTQSAKTIEIRTGSQSQSVSQSQAQSVQSQSESTERRSSYGKTGYVATQARRLSGLEQEITSLTSQSQAISARASTLGESCFPQLRSPTFDSKFPLKPAPAQSIVPGYGAPPASQAASKLVAPPPGFLQQQQFQQQQIQQQQQQRSAYSSVQQSSKTSTSSLSSSSAASASQSLTQASSAITTTTNNQATSAFRRTSNGSSIIKPNLASRPSIASITAPAPAPAPARAPNAVKAPIAPKSVIANVVQSAAAPPPAASAPAVFPPDLSDLNLNSNADGSAGPGGKSAGAFGATSAPKRGRGILNKAAAPGVRIPLCNSCNVQIRGPFITALGRIWCPDHFICVNGNCRRPLQDIGFVEEKGDLYCEYCFEKFLAPTCSNCAGKIKGDCLNAIGKHFHPECFTCGQCGKIFGNRPFFLEDGQAYCEADWNELFTTKCFACGFPVEAGDRWVEALNHNYHSQCFNCTFCKQNLEGQSFYNKGGRPFCKNHAR is encoded by the exons GTGAACGCGGGCAGCTTGTCCGAACAGGCCGGACTACAGCCCGGCGATGCGGTGATCAAGATCAACGACGTGGATGTCTTCAATTTCCGGCACAAGGACGCCCAGGACATTGTGGTGCGCTCCGGCAATAACTTTGTCATCACAGTGCAGCG CGGTGGCTCCACCTGGCGGCCACAAGTGACGCCCACTGGTAACGTGCCGCAGCCCAACTCGCCGTATCTGCAAACGGTGACGAAGACTTCTCTGGCTCACAAGCAGCAGGACAGCCAGCACATCGGCTGTGGTTACAACAACGCGGCTCGTCCCTTC GCCAACGGCGGCGACGGCGGCGTGAAGAGCATTGTCAATAAACAATACAACACCCCGGTTGGCATTTACAGCGATGAATCTATTGCGGAAACACTCTCGGCCCAGGCGGAGGTTTTGGCCGGCGGTGTGCTCGG CGTCAACTTCAAGAAGAACGAGAAGGAATACCAGGCCGACCGGTCTGAGGTCCTGAAGTTCCTGCGCGAAGAGGAGACTGGCCAGTCCACTCCAG AGCCCCACAGCCCGGCCAACTTCTACTGGACCCAGAGCCACGCCATAGGCGGCAATGAGCGACGAACTCCGCTGCACCATCAGCACCAGCAGGACGAGAGGATAGGGGTGCCCCTGCAGTCGAACACCCTGGCCCCCGAGGCCCCCCACCGGCCCAGCTTGCCGGTGGCCCAAAAGAAGGAGGCGCCGGAGTCGGAGCAGCCCCAGCAGGAGGATCCCCGCATCATCGTGCTACCGATCTGCCCCGCTCTTCAGGGGCCCGAGTACAAGGCGGAGAtggaggcggcggcggcggctctGGCTACCGACCAGGACAGGCGACCACGTCCTCTGTCCGCCAGCGGACATCCGGCGTGCCAATTGTGCGGCGTGGGCATTGT TGGCGTCTTTGTGCGCATCAAGGATAAGAACCTGCACGTGGAGTGCTTCAAGTGTGCCACCTGCGGCACCTCGCTGAAGAACCAGGGCTACTACAACTTCAACAACAAGCTGTACTGCGACATCCACGCCAAGCAGGCCGCCCTGAACAACCCGCCCGCCGGAACCGAGGGCTACGTGCCCGTCCCCATCAAGCC CAACACCAAGCTGAGTGCCAACACCATCTCGTCGGCTTTGAGCTCGCACGGATATAGTGGTGCCTCGAATGGCTACTCCAACGGCAGCTCGGCACCAGCTCCGGCTCCG GTTGCAAGCCcccaagcagcagcagcagcaacagtagcaccgccagcaccagcagcaactgcaacacctCTCATTGCGCCAGCAACAGTTGATAGCTCGCCAGCAACAAtagcagtagcagcaacagcaacaccgaCACCAACAGCTACAGACAATATGTCGGCCAACGTGGCGGATGAGCCGTCTTCGATTTATGGCCAAATTAACGCCAACGCGGTGGCACCTGGCCTCGCCCCCATCAGTGGAGGCGGGGACCAGCCCTTTGAGTATGTGACGCTCACCGGCAACGTCATCCGCAGCGTGCAGGCCCCCGGAAAGGGGGCGGGCATCAACTACAAG GTCAACCAGGGCTTCGCTCGTCCCTATGGAGCCGCCGCCCCCAAGTCGCCGGTCTCGTACCCgccgcaacagcagcagcagtcgccCCGTCCCGCCCCCGGCGGCAACAACCCGTACGCCACTTTGCCCCGCAGCAATGTCGGCCAACAAG AGGGGGAATCTGAGGAGCTGCAGCCCGAGTTCGAGGAGGAAGACTGCTATGAGGTAGATATCGAGGCGGAAATGGCCCGCAGTCGGCAGTCACAGCGCGGCTCCAGCTTCACTTGGCCTCCGCCTCAGGACGATAGCCACCTGGCTCCCACCGCCGCCCCTCTATATATTCCCCCACCGGAAACGCAGCATGTGGTTGTCGCGAATCCCGTACAGCAAGTACCGCCCTTGCCACCTGGAGGCGCCACTACGCGCCTCGATCCGCAACCTCCGACATGCGACGGCGGCAACGGAGCTCCTCCCCAGTGGCAGAGCTACTCGGCGCCCCAACTAACCACCTCCAATCCCCGCCAGATGCAGGCGGAACAGCAGGAATCCAGCTCGGAGAGCTACACCTCGACTTCGACCACTACTACCACGACATCAGAAGAGTACCAGCGGATGTATGCGGCCCAAATCCAAGCCTACCAAATGCAGGATATGCAGTCGGGCTCGGAGTTCGACTACCAAGTGGACTACGGCAGCACCCAGGACTCCATCCAAGAGTACGCCTCGGGGAGGAGAAGTGCTCAGGAGTGTGTGGACACGCTGGCAGCTCCATTGAGCACCTACAAGCTCATCGACATGGTAAGGGAGGTGACACCCAGTCCTGTAACTACTCCCGTAACCACCCCCGCTCCCATTTCTGCTCGCCGCGTCGTTTTCAACGATGAGCCAGAGATTAAAGAGCTTCCTCAGATTCCCATTGAGCTGGAGACCATACCCGAGGCTGCCGAGGATCGTGAGGGCCTTGTGATTGAGCAGAGGTGCCAGATTCTCGAGAGCGAGCGAAAGTTCCAGCCCACCCCGGAGATCAAGATTGAAATTGCACCTGTGCGCCAGATACCGCCCTCGAAGATTCCCAATCCCATGCCCAAGGAGTGGATTAATCCCATGATCAGGGTGTTGACGACAGCTCCGGAAGTTCCCTTCCACTTGGTAGAATGCCCTTTTCCCAGGCCTTGTGGTGACAGTTTTGAGGCTGAGGCAGCCGCTCAAGCTGAAGCTCAAGCCCAAGACCATGCCGAGCCTCCACTACCTCCTCCTGTTCCTGCTGAAGCTCCAGCTCCCGTGGAGCCCTCACCCGCTCCGCCCCTGAGAGAGTCGCCTCCCCGTGGCTCCCGCCTAACCAAGGCCATGATCACTGCTCCCGAGTTCGAGCTGAAGTTCGCCCCTTCCTCCGATCAGGGCATTCCACTGCCTGAGGAAACGGTTCCCTACATGCCACCGCCGATTGATATGAAACCCTACTTGAGGGAGGACTACCGCCCCAAGTCGCCCTTTGTGAGTGCCCTGACCACTGCGCCCGATCGCCGCTTCGAGGGTCACTTTGACCGCGACGTGCCCATCCACCTGATCGACCTACCCACTCCCAAGGAGCATCTCAGTATGGGCGATGCCCTGGTCACCGCTCCGGACCGAGGCTACACCCCCCTCAACCCCGAAAATGCCACTCACCGATTGGACGAGGAGCAAAAACAACAGGAACTGAAGAAGCGTGAATTTCAGGTGCTGGACCACGAGGAGGAGCTAGGCATACGTCCCGAGCCGCCGCAGTCGGTGGAGTTCTATACGACGGACAGGAGCCAGAGCAGGAAGTCTTCGGCCTTTGCGGCCATGCAAGCATTCCAGCCTTCCCGGGAACCGCTGTCATCCGCATCCGCCTCCGGCAGTGTCACTAACACTCCCAGGGATTCGATTATCTCGGCGTTGAAGGAGGAGCCGGATCTGGAGTACCAGAAGTTCTGCAAGGCCCAGCAGCGTAACCAGAAGCGGCTCGACTATTTCCACAAGAAGGAGGAGGAATTCCAGCAGACCTTTGGCCTGAGCCAGCAGGAGCTGCAGCAGACTCAgttgttgcaactgcaacggtGTGTCAAGGCTGATGAGTTGCAGCAGCAGATTCAGCAAATCACTCAAAAGtcccaacaacagcagcaacagcaacagcaacaacagcactCCCAAGTAACCCAAAGatcccaacaacaacaacatcaacaactgTCCCAAGTTAACCAGAAAACCCTTGCTGAGACCCAATCCCTGCAGACCAGGAGCTCTCAAAGCTCCTCCTATAGTTCCTCCAAAGCGACTAGTTCCTCTAACTCCTCTTCCACAGTCCCACCTCAGGCTTACTCAGCTGTGATTGTGCCTGCACCTGCATCTGCACCTGCTCCAGCACCCGCTCTAGCACCTGCTCCTGTACCTTCAATAGCTCTCCCTGCTCCATTCTCTGTAAATACCAGTAGCAACGCCTACTCCTCCACCACCAGCAAGTTCGATGCCCATGAGCTTATCGAGGAGACTGTCGAGGAGCTCGAGCACTCGGAGGTCCTCTTTCCGCCGCCATCCCCATTGAGCCACCTCACCAAGCAGGGCAAAGCCGTACAGTCCGGCCTCCATAAGGCGGACAACATACCTAAATACCAACGCAACTGGACCGTGCTGCCCACCCAGAGTCCCATACGCACGCCGGAACCGCATGAGCTGCGCGAGAACGTGCCCTTGGCTTTTGTGGATGCCCCCAAGGTGCCGGTTACTAGCGATACCTCCACTGTACATAGACCCATAGCCAGGGCCCAGGTAGCAGTTCCCCCACCGTCGCTAACGGTGCCGACAACTGTGGTGTCTCTCGAGAAGCCCCAGCTGTCGGTTCCAATTATAATCGAGGGTGATCGCGCGGGTCCAGTAACGATGGCTTTTCAACCGCTAGACGAGTTCGTCCGTCCGGATCAGGCCCAGACGCCAACCCGGCCTTATACTCCTTCGATGACCCAGAAGCCGGCTCCGATAGTGCCCTTTTACCAGACCGAGGAGAAGCTGTGCTTCGACGAGTGTCCTGCTACCCATGCGCGGAACTACGATATGGGAGCCGCCTCCCCGTTTCCGGACAGAGCTCGGTCCCCAGCCCCAGGACCACCGCCGAATCCGCTCTCCGCCATCCGGGCTCCGCGGATGAAGGAGCCGGAGTCGAACTTGCTCACCGTCTCTGGAGGAGCCGCCCGCTTACAGACAGGCTCCATCACCACGGGCCAAAGCTACCAGGGACAACTGCTGGCCCACTCGGAGCAGTCCACCCAGTCGGCCAGGCAGAGCTTCACCCAGCAGCCGGAGCGCGTCACGGAACAGCGAGTTGGGAACCTGAACATCCAGCAGCGAGAGCAGTCCTCCCAGCTGCAACAGCAGTCCCAGAGCCAGTCGCAGAGCCAGACTCGCAGCCAAGTGGGCAACACGCAGATCGAGAGGCGTCGCAAGGTCACCGAAGAGTTTGAGCGGACCCAGAGTGCTAAGACTATAGAGATCCGGACTGGATCCCAGTCTCAGTCCGTTTCCCAGTCGCAGGCGCAGTCCGTGCAGAGTCAGTCAGAGTCCACGGAGAGGAGGTCATCGTACGGCAAAACAGGTTATGTGGCCACCCAGGCCCGTCGCCTTTCCGGCTTAGAGCAGGAGATCACCAGCTTGACCAGCCAGTCTCAAGCTATAAGTGCCCGGGCTTCCACTTTGGGGGAGAGCTGCTTCCCCCAGCTGCGATCACCCACATTTGACTCGAAGTTTCCCCTGAAGCCAGCGCCGGCACAGTCCATAGTGCCTGGCTACGGGGCACCACCTGCCAGCCAGGCAGCCAGCAAACTGGTGGCTCCTCCACCGGGTTTCCTACAACAACAGCAGTTCCAACAGCAGCagatacaacaacaacagcagcagcgatCCGCCTACTCATCTGTGCAGCAGAGTTCGAAAACATCCACCTCATCGCTCTCATCTTCATCTGCAGCATCTGCGTCGCAAAGCCTAACCCAAGCTTCCTCCGCTATTACTACCACCACTAATAACCAGGCCACCTCGGCCTTCCGGAGAACCAGCAATGGTAGCAGCATCATCAAGCCTAATCTGGCCTCGCGGCCTTCCATCGCTTCCATcacagctccagctccagcgcCTGCTCCAGCTCGGGCTCCCAACGCGGTTAAAGCTCCGATTGCCCCGAAGTCGGTGATTGCCAACGTGGTGCAATCCGCTGCTGCTCCGCCGCCTGCTGCCTCTGCGCCCGCTGTCTTTCCGCCAGATTTAAGCGATCTGAACCTGAACTCTAATGCCGATGGTTCTGCAGGTCCTGGAGGCAAGAGCGCCGGAGCCTTTGGAGCCACCTCAGCGCCCAAGCGCGGCCGAGGTATTCTCAACAAGGCCGCCGCACCCGGAGTGCGCATCCCACTGTGCAACAGCTGCAACGTCCAGATCAG AGGACCCTTCATCACGGCTCTGGGACGCATCTGGTGCCCGGACCACTTCATCTGCGTGAACGGCAATTGCCGTCGTCCGTTGCAGGATATCGGATTCGTTGAGGAGAAGGGCGACTTGTACTGCGAGTACTGCTTCGAAAAGTTTCTGGCGCCCACCTGCAGCAACTGCGCTGGCAAGATCAAG GGTGATTGTCTGAATGCCATCGGCAAGCACTTCCATCCGGAGTGCTTCACCTGCGGCCAGTGCGGCAAGATCTTCGGCAACAGGCCGTTCTTCCTGGAAGATGGCCAGGCCTACTGCGAGGCCGATTGGAACGAGCTGTTCACCACCAAGTGCTTCGCCTGTGGCTTCCCCGTGGAAGCTGGCGACAGATGGGTGGAGGCCCTGAACCACAACTACCATAGTCAGTGCTTCAACTGCACG TTCTGCAAACAGAACCTGGAGGGCCAGAGCTTCTACAACAAGGGCGGTCGTCCCTTCTGCAAGAACCATGCGCGCTAA